A single genomic interval of Astyanax mexicanus isolate ESR-SI-001 chromosome 4, AstMex3_surface, whole genome shotgun sequence harbors:
- the LOC111188258 gene encoding zinc finger protein 239-like isoform X1 produces the protein MEPSPNMEKHQHSVKSFTKQSDLKKHQRIHTGEKPHHCSDCGKSFTQQSTLKNHQRIHTGEKPYYCSDCDKCFTTQSHLKLHQRIHTGEKPHHCSDCGKSFNQQSNLKKHQRIHTGEKPYYCSDCGKSFTQQSSLKIHQRIHTGEKPYHCFDCGKSFTEQSHLKIHQRIHTGEKPYHCSDCGKSFTKQSTLKLHQRIHTGEKPYHCSDCGKSFTEQSTLKLHQRIHTGEKPYYCFDCGKSFTEQSHLKIHQRIHTGEKPYHCSDCGKSFTTQSTLKLHQRIHTGEKPYYCFDCGKSFTEQSHLKIHQRIHTGEKPYYCSDCGKSFNQQGHLKNHQRIHTGEKPYHCSDCGKSFTLQSELILHQCIHKR, from the coding sequence catcactgctcagactgtgggaagagttttactcaacagagtactctcaaaaatcaccagcgcattcacacaggagagaaaccgtattactgctcagactgtgataagtgttttactacacagagtcatctcaaactgcaccagcgcattcacacaggagagaaaccacatcactgctcagactgtgggaagagttttaatcaacagagtaatcttaaaaaacaccagcgcattcacacaggagagaaaccgtattactgctccgattgtgggaagagttttactcaacagagtagtctcaaaatacaccagcgcattcacacaggagagaaaccgtatcactgtttcgactgtgggaagagttttactgaacagagtcatctcaaaatacaccagcgcattcacacaggagagaaaccgtatcactgctcagactgtggaaagagttttactaaacagagtactctcaaactgcaccagcgcattcacacaggagagaaaccgtatcactgctcagactgtggaaagagttttactgaacagagtactctcaaactgcatcagcgcattcacacaggagagaaaccgtattactgtttcgactgtgggaagagttttactgaacagagtcatctcaaaatacaccagcgcattcacacaggagagaaaccgtatcactgctcagactgtggaaagagttttactacacagagtactctcaaactgcaccagcgcattcacacaggagagaaaccgtattactgtttcgactgtgggaagagttttactgaacagagtcatctcaaaatacaccagcgcattcacacaggagagaaaccttattactgctcagactgtgggaagagttttaatcaacagggtcatctcaaaaatcaccagcgcattcacacaggagagaaaccgtatcactgttcagactgtgggaagagttttactttacagagtgaacttatattacatcagtgcattcacaaaagatag